From a region of the Pukyongiella litopenaei genome:
- a CDS encoding molybdopterin cofactor-binding domain-containing protein, whose amino-acid sequence MTERRRLSRRAFLALGGTATVAVAAGATVYALQAETPLTGQAINAFVAITPDGDIEFVCPGQDIGQGAPVALAMVLAEEVGASMERVRILPAPRDAARYGNPDFSGRMVTADSKTTLGYWPMLRLAGAELRLALIETAARRQGWTARDCKTEAHAVVHVPTGETRGFAEVIAAGRLRMPGAAQGDLKRAKDFDLLGTSPQRPDALEIVTGAKRFGTDQPRGGMSLAVLRRSPHLGGTVVALDATAALATSGVSDVHQLEDQSAVAVVASSTWAAIKGAKALEITWSDAPDFDSETERNALAAALDDTQVAPVAVRGAPMRSATPDAAMFYSPTLSHVLPEPLIASVEGRSLGLGASTTSATQSLDLDMRYGARTWKTAPFMLETQATPSGGSYGRRVLNDVVRDAAEIAKAIGRPVQVIRPQLDEMIRGQVRPAAVQRLSARLDDAGRLVEWRHEIASDGTLATHLPSSMKGANGDEDNTATDGASHPYIGEDQSISWTRVVSMPSPGFLRGVSASYTVWAIETTIERLARDAGLDPLQWRLDHLEDARLRAVISRVGEMSGWSGSDRAFGLGAMIFREARIATVAEVTGTEVTHLWIAVDVGQIVHRKQLLAQVEGGAIWGLSQALCEKLTFAEGVAMIASIADYPMQSNGTLPPIEIETVETPGLSPAGAGEIGVPVTVAAIANAMEAATGVRFDALPLAV is encoded by the coding sequence ATGACCGAGCGCAGACGTCTTTCCCGCCGCGCCTTTCTTGCCCTGGGCGGGACGGCAACCGTGGCTGTCGCCGCAGGAGCCACGGTCTATGCCTTGCAGGCCGAAACGCCGCTGACCGGGCAAGCGATCAATGCGTTTGTCGCAATCACGCCCGACGGTGACATCGAATTTGTCTGCCCGGGGCAGGATATTGGCCAAGGCGCGCCGGTTGCCCTTGCCATGGTGCTGGCAGAGGAGGTCGGCGCGTCCATGGAGCGTGTCCGCATCCTCCCCGCCCCGCGCGATGCTGCGCGTTACGGCAATCCGGATTTCTCGGGGCGCATGGTGACGGCGGATTCAAAGACGACGCTCGGGTATTGGCCTATGCTGCGACTGGCCGGTGCAGAATTGCGTCTGGCGCTGATCGAAACCGCTGCACGCCGGCAGGGCTGGACTGCGCGCGACTGCAAGACCGAAGCGCATGCAGTGGTCCATGTGCCCACTGGCGAAACACGGGGCTTTGCCGAGGTTATTGCCGCCGGCCGATTGCGGATGCCCGGCGCTGCCCAAGGCGATCTGAAGCGGGCCAAAGACTTTGACCTTCTGGGGACAAGCCCGCAGCGTCCGGATGCACTAGAGATCGTGACCGGAGCCAAGCGTTTCGGCACCGATCAACCGCGCGGCGGGATGTCCTTGGCGGTTCTGCGCCGCAGCCCGCATCTGGGCGGCACCGTGGTCGCCCTAGATGCCACGGCTGCTTTGGCGACCTCTGGCGTGTCGGACGTGCACCAGCTTGAAGACCAGTCCGCCGTCGCGGTGGTTGCGTCGAGTACATGGGCCGCGATCAAGGGGGCCAAGGCGCTTGAGATCACATGGTCCGACGCCCCGGATTTCGACAGCGAAACCGAGCGCAACGCCCTTGCCGCTGCACTGGATGACACGCAGGTCGCGCCTGTCGCGGTGCGTGGCGCTCCGATGCGCAGCGCAACGCCCGATGCCGCGATGTTCTATTCGCCGACGCTCAGCCATGTCTTGCCGGAGCCGCTGATTGCGTCGGTCGAGGGGCGCAGTCTGGGGCTTGGGGCCTCGACCACCAGCGCAACGCAGTCGCTCGATCTGGATATGCGCTACGGCGCGCGGACCTGGAAAACCGCGCCGTTCATGTTGGAAACGCAGGCGACGCCCTCGGGCGGTTCCTACGGTCGGCGGGTGCTGAATGACGTCGTGCGCGATGCCGCCGAGATTGCCAAGGCTATCGGCCGGCCGGTGCAGGTCATCCGTCCGCAACTGGACGAGATGATCCGTGGGCAGGTCCGCCCGGCGGCTGTGCAACGGCTGTCCGCCCGGCTGGACGATGCGGGGCGTCTGGTAGAGTGGCGGCACGAGATCGCCTCGGACGGGACATTGGCCACGCATCTGCCCTCGTCCATGAAAGGGGCAAACGGTGATGAGGACAACACCGCCACCGACGGCGCAAGCCACCCCTATATCGGTGAGGATCAGTCTATCAGCTGGACCAGAGTGGTCTCGATGCCCTCACCCGGATTTCTGCGCGGCGTTTCGGCCAGCTATACCGTTTGGGCGATCGAGACCACGATCGAACGGCTGGCCCGCGACGCGGGGCTCGACCCGCTGCAATGGCGGCTTGATCACCTTGAGGATGCACGCCTGCGCGCTGTCATTTCGCGCGTGGGCGAGATGTCGGGTTGGAGCGGCAGTGATCGCGCATTTGGGCTGGGTGCGATGATCTTCCGCGAGGCCCGGATTGCTACCGTCGCAGAGGTGACAGGCACCGAGGTCACGCATCTGTGGATCGCGGTCGACGTCGGGCAGATCGTGCATCGAAAACAGCTTCTGGCGCAAGTCGAAGGCGGTGCGATCTGGGGCCTGTCGCAGGCCCTGTGTGAAAAGCTGACCTTCGCAGAGGGGGTCGCAATGATCGCCTCGATTGCCGACTACCCGATGCAGAGCAACGGCACGCTGCCGCCGATCGAGATCGAAACCGTTGAAACGCCGGGGCTCTCCCCGGCCGGGGCGGGCGAGATCGGCGTCCCCGTTACGGTTGCTGCCATTGCCAACGCCATGGAAGCGGCAACAGGTGTGCGCTTTGATGCACTGCCGCTGGCTGTCTGA
- a CDS encoding (2Fe-2S)-binding protein yields the protein MTYQLSINGRVREFDLAHADTPLVFVLRETLGLTGTKYSCLQGLCGACTVHLDGSPARACRLTVEDVAGMDITTIEGLSEDGSHPVQKAWLEGQVAQCGWCQPGQIMQAAGFLNEVPKPDLSEIKAAMDGNICRCGAGPRIIEAVARAAEIAQEAGQ from the coding sequence ATGACCTATCAGCTTTCCATTAACGGACGGGTTCGCGAGTTTGACCTTGCCCATGCCGACACGCCTCTCGTCTTTGTCTTGCGCGAAACGCTCGGGCTGACGGGGACAAAATATTCGTGCCTGCAAGGGCTGTGCGGGGCCTGCACCGTACATCTTGACGGCAGCCCGGCCCGCGCCTGCCGACTGACTGTCGAGGATGTGGCAGGGATGGACATCACCACGATTGAAGGTCTGTCCGAAGACGGCTCGCATCCGGTTCAGAAGGCCTGGCTGGAAGGTCAGGTGGCGCAATGTGGCTGGTGCCAGCCGGGACAAATCATGCAGGCCGCCGGGTTTCTGAACGAGGTGCCAAAGCCTGATTTGAGCGAGATAAAGGCCGCCATGGACGGCAATATCTGCCGCTGCGGTGCCGGTCCGCGCATCATCGAGGCGGTCGCCCGCGCGGCTGAGATCGCGCAGGAGGCAGGCCAATGA
- a CDS encoding TetR/AcrR family transcriptional regulator yields the protein MKESRRADRRIQIEAAALAVLVEKGYAGTSMLEVAKRAKASNETLYRWYGEKNGLFAAIVKRNASAGLDQLQKALVDDGPLDEKLARFGASLLKGALSDSAIELNRAAMADPSGKLGASIAKHGRNTVVPMLTSLLKAQRSFGAFTDASDAAEAFIFLLIGDRQARRAIGQLPEPDMATCQTHARIATNRFLSLFGAKSPVPA from the coding sequence ATGAAGGAAAGCCGTAGAGCGGATCGCCGCATACAGATCGAAGCGGCAGCGCTGGCGGTCCTCGTCGAAAAAGGCTATGCGGGCACGTCGATGCTGGAGGTCGCCAAGCGCGCCAAAGCGTCAAACGAAACGCTGTATCGCTGGTATGGCGAAAAGAACGGACTCTTTGCCGCCATCGTAAAGCGAAACGCCTCTGCGGGTCTCGATCAGTTGCAAAAGGCCCTGGTCGATGACGGCCCGCTGGATGAAAAGCTGGCGCGTTTCGGCGCGAGCCTGCTGAAAGGTGCCTTGTCGGACAGCGCAATCGAACTGAACCGAGCCGCCATGGCGGACCCCTCTGGCAAACTTGGCGCGTCGATTGCGAAACACGGGCGGAACACCGTTGTGCCGATGCTTACATCGTTGCTGAAAGCACAGCGTAGTTTCGGCGCCTTCACCGACGCGTCCGACGCCGCCGAAGCCTTTATCTTCCTCCTGATCGGCGACCGGCAGGCACGCCGCGCCATCGGACAGTTGCCGGAACCCGACATGGCGACATGCCAAACCCATGCCAGGATCGCCACGAACCGGTTCTTGTCTTTGTTTGGTGCGAAAAGCCCAGTGCCCGCGTGA
- a CDS encoding DUF1156 domain-containing protein — MTTPYKKKLIEVAIPLEAINAASAREKSIRHGHPSTLHLW, encoded by the coding sequence ATGACCACCCCCTACAAGAAGAAACTCATCGAAGTTGCCATCCCGCTCGAGGCGATCAACGCAGCCTCGGCGCGGGAGAAGTCGATCCGGCATGGGCATCCCTCGACGCTGCATCTGTGGTGA
- a CDS encoding winged helix-turn-helix domain-containing protein, with protein sequence MSLPSGGGDDLGDCRASLGTKHLDEQRLFGAFASLHRSFSGLFRRSVLRVSLQPATARILQVLMHAKGPLSRETIQRRADGGRLSESSLDAIDVHMVRIRKALPEDLEIRTHRGFGYELVRRGAGAA encoded by the coding sequence GTGAGCTTGCCATCCGGTGGCGGCGACGACCTCGGCGATTGTCGCGCCTCCCTCGGCACGAAGCATCTCGATGAGCAACGCCTGTTTGGTGCTTTTGCGTCTCTGCACCGGAGCTTCAGCGGCCTGTTCCGGCGCAGCGTCCTTCGGGTGTCGCTGCAGCCGGCCACGGCGCGCATCCTGCAGGTGCTGATGCATGCGAAAGGTCCACTCTCGCGCGAGACCATCCAGCGGCGGGCCGATGGCGGCCGGCTGAGCGAGTCCAGCCTGGACGCCATCGACGTGCACATGGTCCGCATCCGCAAGGCGCTGCCGGAGGATCTGGAAATCCGCACCCATCGCGGTTTCGGCTACGAGCTGGTGCGCCGCGGTGCAGGCGCCGCATGA
- a CDS encoding DUF3489 domain-containing protein: MLRAEGGATIAEVVAATGWQAHTVRGAMSGALKKKLGLTITSEKVEGRGRVYHVD, translated from the coding sequence ATGCTTCGTGCCGAGGGAGGCGCGACAATCGCCGAGGTCGTCGCCGCCACCGGATGGCAAGCTCACACCGTCCGCGGCGCCATGTCAGGCGCGCTAAAGAAGAAGTTGGGTTTGACGATCACCTCCGAGAAGGTCGAAGGCCGCGGCAGGGTTTATCACGTCGATTAA
- a CDS encoding DUF7220 family protein has translation MKQSRTMSLVEAIANVSVGYGLAVGTQILVFPVFGLHSTLAQNLKLGAVFTVVSIARSFALRRLFEALRAKASGA, from the coding sequence ATGAAGCAGAGCCGGACCATGTCGTTGGTCGAAGCCATCGCCAACGTGTCGGTCGGGTATGGCCTCGCCGTCGGGACCCAGATCCTGGTTTTCCCTGTTTTCGGCCTGCACTCTACGCTGGCGCAGAATTTGAAGTTGGGGGCGGTGTTCACGGTTGTGAGCATCGCGCGGTCGTTCGCTTTGCGTCGGCTTTTCGAGGCCTTACGGGCGAAGGCCTCAGGCGCCTGA
- a CDS encoding Crp/Fnr family transcriptional regulator, with amino-acid sequence MNQGEPGVIFHRRGWLAVQPEPFRHAWIEVSEIRAVPRGDRLYSLGDPPGGVYGISEGFADVMTASGYEPPVLGFIARPGWWVGEAAALTGSPRRVEIRARTDLRICFVSLQRLEELETVFPDLWRRLAQLTVLHLDNALMYAASLLKGDARTKIASTLVRLAGPEMLHDAETSIPCSQQELGEMAGLSRNSVGPAFRGLERDGLITREAYGSITFNPVHLSKMMEVSLESGNR; translated from the coding sequence ATGAACCAAGGTGAACCGGGAGTGATTTTTCACCGGAGGGGATGGTTGGCGGTGCAGCCCGAACCCTTCCGTCACGCCTGGATTGAGGTTTCCGAGATTCGCGCCGTTCCACGCGGCGACCGGCTATACTCCCTGGGTGACCCGCCCGGTGGAGTCTACGGTATCTCCGAAGGCTTCGCGGATGTCATGACCGCGTCGGGCTACGAACCGCCCGTGCTCGGATTTATCGCCCGCCCTGGTTGGTGGGTCGGAGAGGCTGCCGCGCTCACAGGCTCCCCGCGCCGTGTTGAAATCCGGGCGCGCACCGACCTGCGTATTTGCTTTGTTTCACTGCAGCGCCTCGAAGAACTCGAAACCGTATTCCCGGACTTGTGGCGCCGCCTCGCGCAGTTGACCGTGTTGCATCTCGACAATGCGCTGATGTATGCAGCCTCACTGCTTAAGGGAGACGCGCGGACCAAGATTGCCAGCACTTTGGTGCGGCTTGCGGGCCCTGAGATGCTTCATGATGCGGAGACTTCAATCCCGTGCTCGCAACAGGAACTCGGCGAGATGGCCGGTCTTTCACGCAACAGCGTGGGCCCTGCCTTTCGGGGTCTCGAACGTGATGGCCTGATCACACGGGAAGCCTATGGCTCGATCACCTTCAACCCGGTGCACCTGTCGAAGATGATGGAAGTCAGCCTGGAGAGCGGGAACCGGTGA
- a CDS encoding arylsulfatase — protein sequence MKQFIVAGAIAVLSTQVHAQDWPDRSRLPVPLAPFEGTIGETYQDSTSDWQEPVAAPEGAPNVIVILLDDVGFGQTSTFGGLIPTPALDQLAEEGLRFTRFHTTAICGPSRAALLTGRNHHSSGNGFLMEWATGFPSYSTMLPKETVTIAEILKDNGYATWWFGKNHNTPDWEQTVTGPFDRWPTGMGFDYFYGFNSGETHQYYPVLFENTVPVEPEQSPEEGYHFMTDMTDRAIARMKFAKSVAPNKPFFMYFAPGAMHAPHHVTGEWREQFDGAFDMGWEAYREQVFARQQEMGIVPEGTELTPRPDWVPAWDTLNDDQKEVYNALFENFAGYFAYTDHEVGRLLDAVKQLPDAENTMVVYIVGDNGASSEGGPDGTLNEIMNLNGIPSDIEDIKANLDKLGGPDSEPHYPVGWAWAGNTPFQWVKQVASHLGGTRNPMVISWPARIEHDDAPRTAFLHLVDVVPTILEAARIPMPDSVDGIEQKPLEGESFLASFTDPGYKGRTQQYFEVFSNRSMYADGWKANAQHTFPWRQDFAPGNWDEDKWELYNLEDDFSEANDLAAENPEKLEELKAMLDEAFEKYGVLPLDDRGAGRLASVKPPVPGADEGATTYTYYEGAIRIAEPAAPPMKNRSWTLTAKVETEGAETGGVIMGFGGVAAGMVLYLDGGVPIFDYNLFEEHTVLQGAEPLSAGKTEIKVDFAYQGAEGEAGKGAEITMSVNGAEVATGSMESTVAGRFGIDTFGIGEDSGQPVTTAYEPPFAFTGAIESVVVEVQ from the coding sequence ATGAAGCAGTTCATTGTTGCAGGGGCCATAGCGGTCCTTTCCACTCAGGTGCATGCCCAGGACTGGCCTGACCGCAGCAGGTTGCCGGTGCCGCTCGCCCCGTTCGAGGGCACAATCGGCGAGACCTATCAGGACTCCACGTCGGACTGGCAGGAACCGGTCGCCGCACCCGAAGGCGCGCCCAATGTCATCGTCATCCTGCTCGATGACGTGGGCTTTGGCCAGACATCCACCTTCGGCGGGCTGATCCCCACCCCCGCGCTCGACCAACTGGCCGAGGAAGGGTTGCGCTTCACCCGCTTTCACACCACCGCCATTTGCGGGCCGTCGCGTGCGGCGCTGCTGACCGGACGCAACCACCACAGCTCGGGCAACGGCTTCCTGATGGAATGGGCCACAGGCTTTCCGAGTTACTCGACCATGCTGCCCAAGGAGACGGTCACCATAGCCGAGATCCTCAAGGACAATGGTTACGCCACATGGTGGTTCGGCAAGAACCACAACACCCCTGACTGGGAGCAGACCGTCACCGGACCCTTCGACCGCTGGCCGACCGGTATGGGCTTTGACTATTTCTACGGTTTCAATTCCGGCGAGACGCACCAGTATTACCCGGTTCTGTTCGAAAACACGGTGCCAGTCGAACCGGAACAGTCCCCTGAAGAGGGCTACCACTTCATGACCGACATGACCGACAGGGCCATCGCGCGGATGAAGTTCGCCAAGTCGGTCGCACCAAACAAACCGTTCTTCATGTATTTTGCCCCCGGAGCAATGCACGCGCCGCACCATGTCACCGGCGAATGGCGGGAACAGTTCGATGGCGCCTTCGACATGGGCTGGGAGGCCTATCGGGAGCAGGTCTTCGCGCGGCAGCAGGAAATGGGCATCGTCCCCGAGGGCACGGAACTGACGCCGCGCCCTGACTGGGTGCCTGCCTGGGATACGCTCAACGACGACCAGAAGGAGGTATACAATGCGCTCTTCGAGAACTTCGCGGGCTACTTCGCCTACACCGATCACGAGGTTGGGCGGTTGCTCGACGCAGTGAAGCAACTGCCCGACGCCGAGAATACGATGGTGGTCTACATCGTCGGAGACAACGGCGCCTCCTCCGAGGGTGGGCCGGATGGAACGCTCAACGAGATCATGAACCTCAACGGCATTCCTTCAGACATCGAAGATATCAAGGCAAACCTCGACAAGCTCGGTGGGCCGGACTCCGAGCCGCACTATCCCGTGGGCTGGGCCTGGGCGGGTAATACGCCCTTCCAGTGGGTCAAACAGGTGGCCTCGCACTTGGGCGGAACGCGCAACCCGATGGTGATCAGCTGGCCCGCGCGGATCGAACATGACGATGCGCCGCGCACGGCGTTCCTGCATCTCGTGGACGTGGTGCCGACCATTCTCGAGGCGGCGCGCATCCCAATGCCAGACTCTGTAGACGGCATCGAACAGAAGCCGCTTGAGGGCGAAAGCTTCCTCGCCAGCTTTACCGATCCCGGCTACAAGGGCCGCACGCAGCAGTATTTCGAGGTCTTCTCGAACCGTTCGATGTATGCGGATGGGTGGAAGGCAAACGCCCAGCATACCTTCCCGTGGCGGCAGGATTTTGCGCCTGGCAACTGGGATGAGGACAAATGGGAACTCTACAACCTTGAGGACGACTTTTCAGAAGCCAACGACCTTGCAGCCGAGAACCCTGAAAAGCTGGAAGAACTGAAGGCGATGCTGGACGAAGCCTTCGAGAAATACGGTGTGCTGCCGCTGGATGACCGCGGCGCAGGCCGCCTTGCCAGCGTCAAACCGCCGGTTCCGGGAGCCGACGAAGGGGCCACGACCTACACCTATTACGAAGGGGCGATCCGCATTGCCGAACCCGCAGCACCGCCGATGAAGAACCGCTCCTGGACGCTGACGGCCAAGGTCGAGACTGAGGGCGCCGAAACCGGGGGCGTGATCATGGGCTTCGGCGGTGTCGCCGCCGGAATGGTGCTCTACCTCGACGGCGGCGTGCCGATCTTCGACTATAATCTTTTCGAGGAACATACCGTTTTGCAGGGCGCCGAGCCGCTTTCGGCGGGCAAAACCGAAATCAAAGTCGATTTCGCCTACCAGGGCGCGGAAGGCGAAGCAGGCAAGGGCGCCGAGATCACCATGTCAGTGAATGGCGCCGAGGTGGCGACTGGTTCTATGGAGTCCACTGTCGCGGGCCGTTTCGGCATCGACACCTTCGGGATCGGCGAGGACAGTGGCCAACCGGTGACCACCGCCTACGAACCTCCCTTCGCCTTCACTGGCGCCATTGAAAGTGTGGTCGTCGAAGTACAATAG
- a CDS encoding DUF6932 family protein — translation MPIPDFAAHGALPPFISGHATIPAARSPYSASMLDVVERFCTSPDRAKLLKGLNHYRKHLHAGGFVSGHQWIDGSFVENVEKLRKRSPSDIDVVTLFNRPLKYQADPRSWPTDYEGHLFAKYFDTNAMKPEYKCDTYGIDLDVGTHALVRNSTYWFGLFSDMRDTAAKKGIVEIPLAVDAMEFNAVDLAIGGKFSV, via the coding sequence ATGCCTATTCCCGATTTTGCAGCACACGGCGCTCTGCCGCCGTTCATTTCAGGTCATGCCACGATTCCAGCCGCGCGGTCGCCCTATTCCGCATCCATGCTCGATGTTGTCGAGCGCTTCTGCACATCACCAGACCGCGCCAAGCTGCTAAAGGGGTTGAACCACTACCGAAAGCACCTTCACGCGGGTGGGTTTGTTTCCGGGCACCAGTGGATTGATGGCAGCTTCGTTGAAAACGTCGAAAAACTCAGAAAACGCAGCCCAAGTGACATTGATGTCGTAACCCTGTTTAACCGACCGCTAAAATATCAGGCCGACCCCAGATCCTGGCCTACGGATTATGAAGGACACCTGTTCGCGAAATATTTCGACACGAACGCGATGAAGCCAGAGTATAAGTGCGACACCTACGGCATAGACCTCGATGTAGGCACCCATGCCCTCGTCAGAAATTCTACATACTGGTTCGGACTATTCTCCGACATGCGTGATACGGCTGCAAAGAAGGGAATAGTTGAAATTCCCCTTGCAGTGGACGCTATGGAGTTCAATGCGGTCGATCTAGCAATAGGGGGTAAGTTCAGTGTCTGA
- a CDS encoding WD40 repeat domain-containing protein, whose protein sequence is MSCGLKVLFESRLSFSQKFVQKIIVPIGVLCVSAVVALSQTDNSQSQAAAQDAIDRLARGDRVGAIATALRAIPDDPSQPGAELIEATWRAVNSRSIIVDDDRPYTAAVDPSGTRLLLVSAEGFTGDLASHAPASLIDLTTGAPLEQSIPAPEIDSEMMLRQPHTIGFSPDGRYASIMQMSQDAVILLDARNGQRHALLEAPGPSFGMTTLIFPVGFSPDSTRFAAGGPQGLFVWDTESGKLTNQFTFQLTNDGTMVMPMAWGSNGEIYGLRGNQQSAAELIVIENGAVRVLSSGLSAASYRLRLSPDMKAIAVGNHASTEIFDIEGNLISSLPPSSSGRFVRSGTAYAIYNLQEMQTVAAATLRVFALNGQEVAPHPSDYGGFDHHVFSPEGKMLGSSIWGTSVTYVGQAISNTQELIQMALALVPQGYTLETTAASTASDIATPDSILMSRQFAIAADAALSTGDRTGAIVAALKGLPDDPTQTDFEMFEQAHLMLFRAATARTLRTELDFPAGAVVDPTGQRMAVAAYKPGVKPGPVFLLDTRDGNRIADLVLPDGSPVLVHPSNHTPNYAPDGSVLAIMPSTGGQMHLFDGQTGAYIRPLALSGATDKPAYGFADVGFSPDGQRYAVVSDGNLYVFDVSTGNLLSQQALPSRYGLGPIGWGSRSELYFASIPTGEGAGAQVLRFENGSFQEHFDIFDASGRPANSVVFSGVSIHSSAIRTLTQDMVWTVYDASGAKLSEIRSPDTPRFLREGTALGFWTDEAGAGKTLQVQDLAGNTLQPDFEDYVPFDQRIFDPSGSDMSFGSPLASASIWRADDHIRGRELYDLVWEALPNELKVEVSEQRVVRPE, encoded by the coding sequence ATGTCATGTGGGTTAAAAGTTCTTTTTGAGTCTCGTCTATCGTTCAGCCAGAAGTTTGTTCAAAAAATCATCGTCCCGATCGGAGTGCTGTGTGTATCGGCAGTCGTCGCTTTGTCACAGACCGATAATTCGCAATCCCAAGCAGCGGCGCAAGACGCCATTGACCGCTTGGCACGTGGCGATCGCGTAGGCGCGATTGCAACGGCACTGCGGGCCATCCCGGATGATCCGTCGCAGCCAGGCGCAGAGTTGATCGAGGCGACATGGCGAGCGGTAAATTCGAGATCAATCATTGTGGACGATGATAGGCCCTACACTGCTGCCGTCGATCCGAGCGGAACGCGGCTGCTTTTGGTGAGTGCTGAAGGCTTTACAGGCGACCTCGCAAGTCATGCTCCGGCAAGCCTCATTGACTTAACAACCGGCGCGCCTTTGGAACAGTCAATCCCTGCGCCCGAAATCGACTCGGAAATGATGCTGCGACAGCCGCACACAATTGGGTTCTCGCCGGATGGACGCTATGCATCAATCATGCAGATGTCTCAGGACGCGGTGATCCTGCTCGACGCAAGGAACGGTCAGCGCCACGCCTTATTGGAAGCGCCGGGGCCCAGTTTTGGGATGACGACGCTCATATTTCCCGTCGGGTTTTCTCCTGACAGCACGCGTTTCGCTGCGGGAGGCCCACAAGGGCTTTTTGTTTGGGACACCGAATCGGGCAAACTGACCAATCAGTTCACTTTTCAACTCACCAATGATGGCACCATGGTTATGCCAATGGCGTGGGGTTCCAATGGAGAAATTTATGGATTGAGAGGTAATCAACAAAGCGCGGCAGAGCTGATCGTGATTGAAAATGGAGCAGTTCGAGTTCTGAGTTCGGGGTTGTCCGCTGCGTCTTACAGGTTGCGCCTGTCGCCGGATATGAAAGCCATTGCGGTGGGCAATCATGCGTCAACAGAGATTTTTGACATTGAAGGAAACCTGATCTCCTCCCTTCCGCCGTCCAGCTCCGGAAGGTTTGTGCGCAGCGGAACCGCCTATGCCATCTACAATCTCCAGGAGATGCAAACTGTCGCGGCTGCGACCCTTCGCGTGTTTGCCTTGAATGGCCAGGAAGTTGCCCCGCATCCTTCGGATTACGGCGGCTTTGATCATCACGTGTTCTCGCCAGAAGGAAAGATGCTGGGCAGTTCGATTTGGGGAACGTCGGTGACATATGTCGGTCAAGCGATCAGTAACACGCAGGAGCTGATTCAAATGGCGCTTGCTTTGGTGCCACAAGGATACACCCTCGAGACCACCGCCGCGTCGACCGCGTCAGACATTGCCACACCAGACTCCATTCTGATGTCGCGTCAATTCGCGATTGCGGCTGATGCGGCGCTTAGCACAGGTGACAGGACCGGTGCGATTGTCGCGGCTCTCAAAGGGTTGCCGGATGACCCGACCCAGACCGATTTTGAGATGTTCGAGCAAGCGCATCTAATGTTGTTTCGTGCGGCGACAGCCAGAACATTGCGCACCGAGCTTGATTTTCCAGCAGGCGCGGTCGTTGATCCGACAGGCCAGCGCATGGCTGTTGCAGCGTACAAACCGGGCGTAAAGCCCGGACCCGTTTTTCTGCTCGACACCCGCGACGGAAATCGGATTGCCGACCTTGTCTTGCCCGACGGGTCTCCGGTCCTCGTGCATCCGTCGAACCATACACCGAACTACGCGCCGGACGGGAGCGTCCTTGCCATCATGCCGTCCACCGGCGGGCAAATGCATCTCTTCGACGGCCAGACGGGCGCGTATATTCGCCCCTTGGCCTTATCTGGTGCTACCGACAAACCTGCTTACGGTTTTGCGGATGTTGGATTTTCTCCTGACGGACAACGCTATGCGGTGGTCAGCGATGGCAACCTTTATGTCTTTGACGTTTCGACGGGTAATCTGCTCTCTCAACAGGCTTTGCCAAGTCGATACGGGTTAGGGCCCATTGGATGGGGGTCACGAAGCGAACTCTACTTTGCCAGTATACCAACGGGCGAGGGCGCAGGTGCGCAGGTCCTGCGATTTGAGAATGGGTCGTTCCAAGAGCATTTCGACATATTCGACGCGTCCGGTCGCCCAGCGAACTCGGTCGTATTTTCGGGAGTATCGATCCATAGCTCAGCCATAAGGACGCTCACCCAAGACATGGTTTGGACTGTCTACGATGCGTCAGGTGCCAAGCTATCGGAGATAAGATCACCGGATACACCTCGCTTTTTGCGCGAAGGTACAGCGTTAGGGTTCTGGACTGACGAGGCAGGTGCTGGGAAGACACTTCAGGTTCAGGATTTGGCGGGCAACACGCTCCAGCCTGATTTTGAAGATTATGTACCCTTCGACCAGCGCATCTTTGATCCTTCGGGATCGGACATGTCGTTCGGATCACCCTTGGCGTCCGCCAGCATCTGGCGTGCGGATGATCACATCCGTGGCCGCGAACTCTATGATCTTGTCTGGGAAGCTCTACCAAATGAACTCAAAGTCGAAGTCTCCGAACAGAGAGTGGTTCGACCGGAATGA